The Opitutales bacterium ASA1 genome window below encodes:
- a CDS encoding adenosine deaminase: MTVFGRHYRPEPDLAAFIQALPKTETHLHIEGALPLELLHRVAPEKFSNGDLPPWWAPEYRYADFPAFEQVLLDHALLWFTDADRYHEAARVIFAGLAAQNVRYVETSFHLPVTRFIGVPGQEIVRAILAAAPEGMVVRVFTGMSRIDHTPEFAPTIAALAEWDDLTGVDLHGLETWPLQPWTAEVWSRLRSAGKQTKAHAGEFGGADNVRQALESLGVRRIQHGVRAVEDPAVVRLLRDLGATCDVCPISNVKLRVATSMAEHPIRRLVDAGVRCTVSTDDPFSFGNTLCEEYAALAAELGFTRAELARIATNGFEVATVDESLRRMWLEEIRAAGNT, encoded by the coding sequence ATGACGGTCTTCGGGAGACACTACCGGCCCGAGCCCGACCTCGCGGCGTTCATCCAAGCGCTGCCGAAGACGGAGACTCACCTCCACATCGAGGGCGCGCTTCCTCTGGAGCTCTTGCATCGCGTGGCGCCGGAGAAGTTCTCGAACGGCGACCTGCCGCCTTGGTGGGCGCCGGAGTATCGCTACGCGGACTTTCCCGCCTTCGAGCAGGTGTTGCTCGACCATGCCTTGCTGTGGTTCACGGACGCCGATCGCTACCACGAGGCGGCACGCGTGATCTTCGCCGGGTTGGCGGCGCAAAACGTCCGCTATGTGGAAACCAGTTTTCACCTTCCGGTGACGCGCTTCATCGGCGTGCCGGGACAGGAGATCGTGCGCGCCATCCTCGCCGCCGCTCCCGAGGGCATGGTCGTGCGGGTATTCACCGGCATGTCGCGCATCGACCACACGCCGGAGTTCGCTCCGACGATCGCAGCGCTGGCGGAATGGGACGACCTGACCGGCGTCGATTTGCACGGACTCGAGACGTGGCCGCTGCAGCCGTGGACGGCGGAAGTGTGGTCGCGATTACGTTCGGCGGGCAAGCAGACCAAAGCGCACGCCGGTGAGTTCGGGGGCGCGGACAACGTGCGGCAGGCACTCGAATCGCTCGGCGTGCGTCGCATCCAGCACGGAGTCCGCGCGGTCGAGGATCCCGCGGTCGTCCGACTGCTGCGTGATCTCGGCGCGACGTGCGACGTGTGCCCCATCAGCAACGTGAAACTCCGGGTCGCGACCTCCATGGCCGAGCATCCGATCCGGCGTCTCGTCGATGCCGGCGTGCGTTGCACCGTGAGCACCGACGACCCGTTCTCGTTCGGCAACACGCTCTGCGAAGAGTATGCGGCGCTGGCCGCCGAGCTCGGCTTCACCCGCGCCGAACTCGCGAGAATCGCGACCAATGGTTTCGAAGTGGCGACCGTGGACGAGAGTTTGCGTCGGATGTGGCTGGAGGAGATTCGTGCTGCCGGAAACACCTAG
- a CDS encoding ABC transporter permease produces the protein MSGGSIAKRWPEWALRANAVGVYVFLYLPIALLVLYGFSDSRFSSVWGGFSVRWYAKLFENENLLAALRNSLLLASISSLLATVLGTAAALGISRLTRRMRGTMETFFYLPILVPDIVLAIALLAFFVLVLKLQLGLGTMILAHVVFNLCYVSAVVTTRLRGFDHRMMEAARDLGASPWTAFWRVKFPIIWPGVLGGGLLAYAMSLDEFVISFFVTGPGSSTLPIEIFSMVKRGVTPEINALATLMLAGSVALASVSIFLQRK, from the coding sequence GTGAGCGGCGGTTCGATCGCCAAACGTTGGCCGGAATGGGCGTTGCGAGCGAACGCCGTGGGCGTCTACGTCTTCCTCTACCTTCCGATCGCGCTGCTCGTGCTCTACGGCTTCAGCGACAGCCGATTCAGCTCCGTGTGGGGCGGGTTTTCGGTGCGGTGGTACGCGAAACTCTTCGAGAACGAGAACCTGCTCGCGGCCTTGCGCAACTCGCTGCTGCTGGCGTCGATTTCAAGCCTGCTCGCGACCGTGCTCGGGACCGCTGCGGCGCTGGGGATCAGTCGGTTGACGAGGCGGATGCGCGGAACGATGGAGACGTTCTTCTACCTGCCGATCCTCGTGCCCGACATCGTGCTGGCGATCGCGTTGCTCGCGTTCTTCGTCCTGGTGTTGAAGCTCCAGCTCGGGCTCGGCACGATGATCTTGGCCCACGTCGTCTTCAACCTTTGCTACGTCTCCGCGGTGGTCACGACGCGGTTGCGCGGCTTCGATCATCGCATGATGGAGGCCGCGCGCGATCTGGGTGCGTCGCCGTGGACCGCGTTCTGGCGGGTCAAGTTTCCGATCATCTGGCCGGGCGTGCTCGGCGGAGGGTTGCTCGCCTACGCGATGTCGTTGGACGAGTTCGTGATTTCCTTCTTCGTCACCGGTCCCGGTTCGTCGACGTTGCCGATCGAGATCTTCTCGATGGTGAAGCGGGGAGTGACGCCCGAGATCAACGCGCTCGCCACGCTCATGCTCGCCGGTTCGGTCGCACTCGCGAGCGTATCCATTTTTCTCCAACGCAAATGA
- a CDS encoding ABC transporter ATP-binding protein encodes MESSVELLDINKSLGGIRVVRDVSLSIRRGEFFSLLGPSGCGKSTTLRLVAGFEKPDSGRIRINGQPTNGVPAFVRDINLVFQHYALFPHMTVRQNVAFGLEMEKVPRAEIEARVGRMIELVRLGGFEERYPRQLSGGQQQRVALARALVTQPSVVLLDEPLGALDLKLRKEMQFELKNLQRTLGHTFIYVTHDQEEALAMSDRMAVMHQGRVVQVGTPEEVYERPATRFVADFIGEANLLHADVSECLDGAVVVHADGLRLHAETAHCAELPSRIVLGIRPEKVRMGSELNGSRLNRFSGVVENTAYFGAARMVHVRLTPSILVSLRQRNDATETPRAGERVEIGLPVESLVVLQPDA; translated from the coding sequence ATGGAATCCTCGGTAGAACTCCTCGACATCAACAAGTCCCTCGGTGGCATCCGCGTCGTGCGGGACGTTTCACTCTCGATCCGACGTGGCGAGTTCTTCTCGCTGCTCGGTCCCAGCGGATGCGGCAAGTCGACGACGCTGCGACTCGTGGCCGGCTTCGAAAAGCCCGACTCGGGCCGGATTCGGATCAACGGCCAACCGACCAACGGCGTGCCCGCTTTCGTGCGGGACATCAACCTGGTGTTCCAACACTACGCGCTGTTTCCGCACATGACCGTCCGCCAGAACGTCGCGTTCGGTTTGGAGATGGAAAAAGTGCCGCGAGCGGAGATCGAAGCGCGAGTCGGTCGGATGATCGAGCTGGTGCGACTCGGCGGCTTCGAGGAGCGCTACCCACGTCAGCTCTCCGGTGGACAACAGCAACGCGTCGCGCTCGCGCGAGCACTCGTGACGCAACCGTCCGTCGTGCTGCTCGACGAGCCGCTCGGTGCGCTCGATCTGAAGCTGCGCAAGGAGATGCAGTTCGAGTTGAAGAACCTGCAACGCACGCTCGGTCACACGTTCATCTATGTGACGCACGATCAGGAGGAGGCGCTCGCGATGTCGGATCGGATGGCGGTGATGCACCAAGGGCGCGTCGTGCAGGTCGGCACGCCGGAGGAAGTCTACGAGCGGCCGGCGACGCGGTTCGTCGCGGACTTCATCGGCGAAGCCAATCTGCTGCACGCGGACGTGAGCGAGTGCCTCGACGGGGCCGTCGTCGTGCACGCCGACGGGCTTCGGCTGCATGCGGAGACGGCGCATTGCGCGGAGCTTCCGTCGCGCATCGTCTTGGGGATCCGTCCGGAGAAGGTCCGCATGGGTAGCGAGCTCAACGGCTCGAGACTGAATCGATTCTCCGGAGTGGTGGAGAACACCGCCTACTTCGGTGCCGCGCGGATGGTGCACGTGCGGCTCACGCCTTCGATCCTCGTCAGTCTGCGTCAGCGCAACGACGCCACCGAAACCCCGCGAGCGGGCGAGCGCGTCGAGATCGGGCTGCCGGTCGAATCCCTCGTCGTTCTTCAGCCCGACGCCTGA
- a CDS encoding HAMP domain-containing methyl-accepting chemotaxis protein: MKSLTIGKKIGLGFAALVAILGVTGVFGVQQMKTAAADSKVLAGDFLPELATIQKMDEAIRQAGLNSRTFSLTSEKSFFDRTLQEIARADEALEALGALSDRAPHLGIAGPVEDARRYMADYKAVVNDYARADGELNAQRVAAREQATSLGRHLASLIEQQNALLAREIEAADAPESLNERHAKIAALHDIASKVAEIDRSTILAQALRKPDHLQTALALFDPIGAELAAVESKFVSDEHKKAIAAIKAGLGGFRAAIVGETEKAAELAEIGKRRVTAGEGLRKFCGEVAESAHKLAGEMAVASADSLVASAFWMLLAVVVAVVAAAGIAWPITRAITRPLRGAVDMMQRVAKGDLTANLEVRSGDEIGAMCKALNSMVADLHRHMETVSQNSQALASASTELSAVSTQVSATAEQTASQSTVVAGAAEQINHSVSTVASSAEEMTASIREIAEQTSKAAHIATSAVEVARSTNQTITKLGVSSTEIGNVIKVITSIAEQTNLLALNATIEAARAGEAGKGFAVVASEVKELAKQTGIATEEIRTKIESIQQDSDQAVHAIQRITEIIDQINQIQGVVASSVEEQAATMNEISNNSSEVSRGTAEIASNIVNVSEAAAQSRDAATNTEAASNQLSELADQLNRVVQQFKLRNREQTAAATATATATAPAADSSESTRRSNAYSAKGGRKIVKAPKPVRAS, encoded by the coding sequence ATGAAATCTCTCACTATCGGTAAGAAGATCGGCTTGGGGTTCGCTGCGCTGGTCGCCATCTTGGGCGTCACGGGCGTCTTCGGCGTACAACAGATGAAGACCGCGGCAGCGGATTCCAAAGTGCTCGCGGGGGACTTCCTTCCGGAGTTGGCCACCATCCAGAAGATGGACGAAGCGATCCGCCAAGCGGGGCTCAACAGTCGGACGTTTTCGCTCACCAGCGAGAAGTCCTTCTTCGACCGCACGCTGCAAGAAATCGCGCGGGCGGACGAGGCGCTGGAGGCACTCGGCGCGTTGTCCGATCGCGCTCCACATCTCGGTATCGCCGGTCCCGTCGAGGATGCCCGGCGTTACATGGCCGACTACAAGGCGGTGGTGAACGACTACGCCCGCGCAGACGGCGAACTCAACGCTCAGCGCGTCGCCGCCCGCGAGCAAGCCACCTCGCTCGGGCGCCATCTGGCGTCCTTGATCGAGCAACAAAACGCCTTGCTCGCTCGCGAGATCGAGGCCGCCGACGCGCCCGAATCCTTGAACGAGAGACACGCGAAGATCGCGGCTTTGCACGACATCGCGTCGAAAGTCGCCGAGATCGACCGCAGCACGATCCTCGCGCAGGCGCTGCGCAAACCCGACCATCTGCAGACCGCGCTCGCTTTGTTCGATCCGATCGGTGCCGAACTCGCCGCCGTGGAGTCGAAGTTCGTCTCCGACGAGCACAAGAAAGCGATTGCCGCGATCAAGGCCGGACTGGGCGGATTTCGTGCCGCCATCGTCGGAGAAACGGAAAAGGCGGCCGAACTGGCCGAGATCGGCAAGCGACGCGTCACTGCCGGCGAGGGTTTGCGCAAGTTCTGCGGCGAGGTCGCCGAGTCCGCTCACAAGCTCGCCGGGGAGATGGCCGTGGCGTCCGCCGACAGCCTCGTGGCGTCCGCGTTTTGGATGCTGCTCGCGGTGGTCGTAGCCGTCGTCGCAGCCGCGGGTATCGCTTGGCCCATCACCCGCGCGATCACGCGTCCGTTGCGTGGTGCGGTCGACATGATGCAACGCGTGGCCAAGGGCGACTTGACGGCCAACCTCGAGGTGCGATCCGGAGACGAGATCGGTGCGATGTGCAAGGCCCTCAACTCGATGGTCGCGGACCTCCACCGCCACATGGAAACGGTTTCCCAGAATTCGCAGGCGCTCGCGAGCGCGTCCACGGAACTCAGCGCGGTCAGCACGCAAGTGAGTGCCACCGCGGAACAGACGGCCTCGCAGTCGACCGTCGTCGCCGGTGCCGCCGAACAGATCAATCACAGCGTCAGCACCGTCGCCAGTTCGGCGGAGGAAATGACCGCCTCGATCCGCGAGATCGCGGAGCAGACGTCGAAGGCCGCGCACATCGCCACCTCCGCGGTGGAGGTCGCACGTTCCACGAATCAGACGATCACGAAGCTCGGAGTCTCCAGCACGGAGATCGGCAACGTGATCAAGGTCATCACCTCGATCGCGGAACAGACCAACCTGCTCGCGCTCAACGCCACCATCGAGGCCGCACGTGCCGGCGAGGCCGGCAAGGGTTTCGCCGTCGTCGCTTCCGAAGTGAAGGAACTGGCGAAGCAGACCGGAATCGCCACCGAGGAGATCCGCACCAAGATCGAGTCGATCCAACAAGACTCCGACCAAGCGGTGCACGCGATCCAGCGCATCACCGAGATCATCGACCAGATCAACCAGATCCAAGGCGTCGTCGCTTCGTCGGTCGAGGAGCAGGCCGCGACGATGAACGAGATCTCCAACAACTCGTCCGAAGTCTCGCGCGGCACGGCGGAGATCGCGTCCAACATCGTCAACGTCTCCGAGGCCGCCGCCCAATCGCGCGACGCCGCCACGAACACCGAGGCCGCTTCCAACCAACTCTCCGAACTCGCCGACCAGCTCAACCGCGTGGTGCAGCAATTCAAGTTGCGCAACCGCGAGCAAACGGCGGCCGCGACGGCAACTGCGACCGCGACTGCGCCGGCCGCGGACTCCTCGGAAAGCACGCGGCGCTCGAACGCCTACTCGGCGAAGGGCGGTCGCAAGATCGTCAAGGCGCCGAAGCCGGTGCGCGCATCCTGA
- a CDS encoding spermidine/putrescine ABC transporter substrate-binding protein yields MKHLFTLLGLAATAAGLSFLAGCGGSSQNTLSLFIWEEYMDPDVLKEFEAETGIRVIESNFGSNEDLLAKLQVGGGGYDVIVPSDYMVQVMRRQNLLVPLDHAKLPGLAHLHERFRSPPFDPGHEVSVPFQWGVTGIAYNEEAMPNPPRTWAEFFDPARIAAAKGRISLLNDAREVLGAALIALGKSPNSTDTAELSAARALVSGIKPLVAKFDSESFEDSLAAGETILVQGWSGEISVAMEESDKIGYLVPEDGALAFVDNLAIPASSKKVEAAHKLIDFLLRPDIAARIANFTYYGTCNKAAEADVDEALRNSPTWGWPEENESHFLEDVGEAGESYDRIWTELKTE; encoded by the coding sequence ATGAAACATCTGTTCACGCTCCTCGGTCTCGCGGCGACGGCCGCGGGCCTGTCGTTCCTCGCCGGTTGCGGCGGTTCGAGTCAGAACACGCTCAGCCTCTTCATCTGGGAAGAGTACATGGATCCCGACGTGTTGAAGGAATTCGAAGCCGAAACCGGAATCCGGGTGATCGAGTCGAACTTCGGATCCAACGAGGATCTCTTGGCGAAGCTGCAGGTCGGCGGCGGTGGTTACGACGTGATCGTGCCGTCGGACTACATGGTGCAGGTCATGCGGAGACAAAACCTGCTCGTGCCGCTCGACCACGCGAAGCTTCCCGGGCTCGCGCACCTGCACGAGCGTTTCCGCAGTCCGCCCTTCGATCCCGGACACGAGGTGAGCGTCCCCTTTCAATGGGGCGTGACCGGCATCGCCTACAACGAGGAGGCCATGCCGAACCCTCCGCGCACGTGGGCCGAGTTCTTCGACCCCGCTCGGATCGCGGCGGCGAAGGGGCGCATCAGCCTGCTCAACGATGCTCGCGAAGTGCTCGGCGCAGCACTCATCGCTCTCGGAAAGAGCCCGAACAGCACCGACACCGCCGAACTTTCCGCCGCCCGTGCATTGGTTAGCGGCATCAAACCCTTGGTCGCAAAGTTCGACAGCGAGTCGTTCGAGGACTCGCTCGCCGCCGGCGAAACGATCCTCGTGCAGGGGTGGAGCGGCGAGATCAGCGTCGCGATGGAGGAGAGCGACAAAATCGGTTACCTCGTCCCCGAGGATGGCGCGCTCGCGTTCGTCGACAATCTCGCGATACCGGCCTCGTCGAAGAAGGTGGAGGCGGCGCACAAGTTGATCGATTTTCTCCTGCGTCCGGACATCGCCGCGCGGATCGCGAACTTCACCTACTATGGGACGTGCAACAAGGCGGCCGAAGCCGACGTGGACGAGGCCCTGCGCAACAGTCCGACATGGGGCTGGCCGGAGGAAAACGAGTCCCACTTTCTCGAGGACGTCGGAGAGGCGGGCGAGTCCTACGATCGCATCTGGACGGAGTTGAAGACGGAGTAG
- a CDS encoding NUDIX hydrolase yields the protein MRPWKKLESRDVLRDTWMVLRADRCELPDGRLLDPYFVIEEPEWGHVLALDEADCVLLVRQYRYAGDVVGWELPGGRIDPGENPIDGVRRELLEETGAVAEEWIQATCFFPNPARQTNRFHGFVARRARVVTAARLDEAEEIEHRFATLDEVSELVRNGAFSQGNHLALLFLGLARVGLTLPGPWFPASAAIEERPTAAE from the coding sequence GTGCGCCCTTGGAAGAAGCTCGAGTCCCGCGACGTGCTGCGGGACACTTGGATGGTCTTGCGCGCCGATCGCTGCGAGCTGCCCGACGGCCGGCTCCTCGATCCCTATTTCGTGATCGAGGAGCCGGAGTGGGGACACGTGTTGGCGCTCGACGAAGCGGACTGCGTCCTGCTCGTGCGGCAGTATCGCTACGCGGGCGACGTGGTGGGGTGGGAACTGCCCGGTGGTCGCATCGATCCCGGAGAGAATCCGATCGATGGCGTGCGTCGCGAGTTGCTGGAGGAGACCGGCGCCGTAGCGGAAGAATGGATACAGGCGACTTGCTTCTTTCCCAATCCGGCGCGACAGACCAACCGGTTTCACGGCTTCGTGGCGCGTCGGGCGCGGGTCGTGACGGCGGCGCGGCTCGACGAAGCGGAGGAGATCGAGCACCGCTTCGCGACCTTGGACGAAGTGTCGGAGTTGGTCCGCAACGGCGCTTTCAGCCAAGGCAATCATCTCGCCTTGCTCTTCCTCGGGTTGGCGCGGGTCGGGCTGACCCTGCCTGGACCGTGGTTTCCCGCGAGCGCTGCGATCGAGGAGCGACCGACGGCAGCCGAGTAG
- a CDS encoding Gfo/Idh/MocA family oxidoreductase, whose translation MSSDTSPRVGKQGISRRGFLKQAAGAAAIVGFPTIVPSGLFGANAPSNRITVGGIGMGSQGMSNMRGFFSQSRVQWLAVCDVDSKRLAAAKKAVDTHHANGDCTAHADYRELLARDDIDAVSIATPDHWHALTAIAAARAGKDIYGEKPLSHDLREGRAIVRAVEAHGRIWQTGSWQRSESNFHHASELVRNGRLGKIVRVEVGLPNGRPGAPRGVEPVPPELDWDMWLGPAPWVPYRGVAHWDWRWVLDWGGGQLVDWIGHHLDIAHWALDLEHTGPVSISGTGVVPEDGLYNAPTEYEVECVYKNGVTIVVANASRLEKGMGTRWIGEDGRWVWVTRDGVQASNPPELWHERIGPEEIRLYHSRDHIGNFLDCIRTRRPAIAPVETAHRSASVGHLGLASIMAGRPLKWDPVEERLIGDPGAEALLGRAYRQPWSLA comes from the coding sequence ATGTCATCGGACACCTCACCCCGGGTCGGAAAGCAAGGCATCTCGCGCCGTGGTTTCCTCAAGCAAGCAGCGGGCGCGGCCGCCATCGTCGGCTTTCCCACCATCGTCCCCTCGGGCCTCTTCGGGGCCAACGCGCCGAGCAATCGGATCACTGTCGGTGGCATCGGCATGGGATCGCAGGGGATGTCCAACATGCGCGGCTTCTTCTCGCAGTCGCGCGTGCAATGGCTCGCCGTGTGCGACGTCGATTCCAAGCGTCTCGCCGCGGCGAAGAAGGCCGTCGACACGCATCACGCCAACGGCGACTGCACCGCACACGCCGACTACCGCGAGCTGCTCGCGCGCGACGACATCGACGCCGTCTCCATCGCCACGCCGGACCACTGGCACGCGCTTACCGCCATCGCGGCCGCGCGGGCCGGAAAAGACATCTACGGTGAAAAACCCCTCTCGCACGACCTGCGCGAAGGGCGCGCGATCGTGCGCGCCGTGGAGGCGCATGGGCGGATCTGGCAGACCGGCAGTTGGCAGCGATCCGAGAGCAATTTCCATCATGCGAGCGAACTCGTGCGCAACGGTCGTCTCGGCAAGATCGTGCGCGTCGAAGTAGGCCTCCCCAACGGGCGTCCCGGCGCGCCGCGCGGGGTCGAACCGGTGCCGCCGGAACTCGATTGGGACATGTGGCTCGGACCCGCGCCGTGGGTTCCGTACCGAGGCGTCGCGCACTGGGATTGGCGTTGGGTCCTCGATTGGGGTGGCGGGCAACTCGTCGACTGGATCGGCCACCATTTGGACATCGCGCACTGGGCGCTCGATCTCGAGCACACGGGCCCCGTCTCCATCAGCGGCACGGGAGTCGTCCCCGAGGACGGACTCTACAACGCACCGACCGAGTACGAGGTGGAGTGCGTCTACAAGAACGGCGTCACCATCGTCGTCGCCAACGCGAGCCGACTGGAGAAAGGCATGGGCACGCGCTGGATCGGTGAGGACGGTCGCTGGGTTTGGGTCACGCGTGACGGCGTCCAAGCCTCCAATCCGCCCGAACTCTGGCACGAGCGCATCGGCCCCGAAGAGATTCGTCTCTACCACAGCCGTGACCACATCGGAAACTTCCTCGATTGCATCCGCACCCGGCGGCCCGCGATCGCGCCGGTGGAAACCGCCCACCGCTCGGCGAGCGTGGGGCATCTCGGTCTCGCCTCCATCATGGCCGGCCGTCCGTTGAAGTGGGATCCCGTCGAAGAACGCCTGATCGGCGATCCCGGGGCCGAAGCACTGCTCGGCCGCGCTTACCGCCAACCTTGGAGCCTCGCTTGA
- a CDS encoding ABC transporter permease, translating into MAETAKSRRAGIALLLGPAFLWLVVLFVAPIAIVVAVSFARRGLPVEWAFDLAAYARASDPVMVRIVWRSIQLGALSTAVCALVGYPLTWYIVRRTPRVRSMLYFLVLIPMTANSLVLIYAWITLLRPTGLFEQFLRGLGIGGDGTLSILYTPWAVGLGLTYWYLPFMVYPLYASMERFDFRLLEAAADLGAGRWQIFRRVVLPQTVPGLATGSLLVFVQTFCSFVVPDLLGGSKTLMLGSFIQQRFLNLPQDWPLGAALAMLMILVLGLGVWAIALLQRREE; encoded by the coding sequence GTGGCGGAAACGGCAAAGTCCAGGCGTGCGGGCATCGCGTTGCTGCTCGGGCCGGCGTTTCTCTGGCTCGTCGTGCTGTTCGTGGCTCCGATCGCGATCGTCGTCGCGGTGAGCTTCGCGCGACGTGGCCTGCCGGTGGAGTGGGCGTTCGATCTCGCGGCCTACGCGCGCGCCAGCGATCCAGTCATGGTCCGCATCGTCTGGCGCTCGATTCAACTCGGAGCGTTGTCCACCGCCGTGTGTGCCTTGGTCGGGTATCCATTGACTTGGTACATCGTCCGACGAACGCCGCGGGTGCGGTCGATGCTCTACTTCTTGGTGCTGATTCCGATGACGGCCAACTCGCTCGTGCTGATCTACGCGTGGATCACGCTTCTGCGGCCGACCGGCTTGTTCGAGCAATTCCTGCGTGGGCTCGGCATCGGCGGTGACGGAACGCTGAGCATCCTCTACACGCCGTGGGCAGTGGGGCTCGGCCTGACCTATTGGTACCTCCCGTTCATGGTCTATCCGCTCTACGCGAGCATGGAACGATTCGATTTCCGTCTGCTCGAGGCCGCGGCCGATCTCGGCGCCGGGCGTTGGCAGATTTTTCGCCGCGTCGTCTTGCCGCAGACGGTTCCCGGGTTGGCGACGGGCAGTCTGTTGGTGTTCGTGCAGACCTTCTGCTCCTTCGTCGTTCCGGATCTGCTCGGCGGTTCCAAGACGCTCATGCTCGGAAGTTTCATCCAGCAGCGTTTTCTAAACCTGCCGCAGGACTGGCCGCTGGGCGCGGCACTGGCGATGCTCATGATCCTCGTGCTCGGCCTCGGCGTGTGGGCGATCGCGCTGCTGCAAAGGAGGGAAGAGTGA
- a CDS encoding RluA family pseudouridine synthase has translation MSDVDWIRFTVPEHVLRERADKVLALALPQESRAAVQRLFESEQVRSSTGPITKNHKLSGGDVVEYFVPPVRPTELRPAAIPLDVLFEDDDLVVVNKPAGMVVHPGAGTQGDTLVHALLAHCAGNLSGIGGVERPGIVHRLDRETSGVIVSAKNDRAHRGLARAFAERTLEKEYLALVQGVPGLLAGTIKKPITRHAVHRHRMTIAPTGGEGRDAHTDWSREAAYAGVAALVRCRIHTGRTHQIRVHLKSIGHPILGDTTYGWRRDPRMPVQPERVMLHAARLAFDHPIDGRHLEIVAPIPADFVALIARLETL, from the coding sequence ATGAGCGACGTCGACTGGATCCGTTTCACCGTCCCCGAGCACGTGCTGCGCGAACGCGCCGACAAGGTGCTCGCGCTCGCGCTTCCGCAGGAGAGCCGCGCCGCCGTTCAGCGGCTCTTCGAAAGCGAGCAAGTCCGATCGAGCACGGGTCCGATCACGAAGAATCACAAGCTGTCCGGAGGCGATGTCGTCGAGTACTTCGTTCCCCCGGTCCGGCCGACGGAGTTGCGGCCCGCGGCCATCCCGCTCGATGTTCTCTTCGAAGACGACGATCTCGTGGTCGTGAACAAACCCGCCGGCATGGTCGTGCATCCAGGAGCCGGCACGCAGGGCGACACGCTCGTGCATGCGCTGCTCGCCCACTGCGCGGGCAACCTCAGCGGAATCGGCGGCGTCGAGCGCCCCGGCATCGTCCATCGCCTCGACCGCGAGACCAGCGGCGTGATCGTGTCCGCGAAGAACGACCGCGCCCACCGTGGGCTGGCCCGAGCGTTCGCCGAGCGAACTCTGGAGAAGGAGTATCTCGCGCTCGTGCAGGGCGTTCCCGGGTTGCTCGCAGGCACGATCAAGAAGCCGATCACGCGGCACGCGGTGCATCGCCACCGCATGACGATCGCGCCGACGGGCGGCGAGGGTCGGGATGCGCACACCGATTGGAGCCGCGAAGCCGCCTACGCGGGCGTCGCCGCACTCGTGCGCTGCCGTATCCACACGGGGCGGACCCACCAAATCCGCGTCCATTTGAAGTCGATCGGTCACCCGATCCTCGGAGACACGACGTACGGTTGGCGTCGGGACCCTCGCATGCCTGTCCAGCCGGAGCGTGTGATGCTTCACGCGGCGCGGCTCGCGTTCGACCATCCGATCGATGGGCGGCATCTCGAGATCGTTGCGCCGATACCCGCCGACTTCGTCGCTCTGATCGCACGGCTGGAGACATTGTGA